Proteins from a single region of Gossypium arboreum isolate Shixiya-1 chromosome 1, ASM2569848v2, whole genome shotgun sequence:
- the LOC108477381 gene encoding sterol carrier protein 2-like, whose product MATTELKSDNLFEMMKIHLDSDAGKELIKNIGLVYQINIAPKVEHRVYQINIAPKKIGFDEVSYIVDLKKGEVTKGKYEGGKPDATFSFKDDDFIKVATGKMNPQIAFMRGAMKIKGSLSAAQKFTPDIFPKPAKM is encoded by the exons ATGGCGACTACTGAGTTGAAATCTGATAACTTGTTTGAGATGATGAAAATTCACTTGGATTCTGATGCTGGTAAAGAGCTCATCAAGAACATCGGCCTCGTTTACCAAATCAATATTGCCCCTAAGGTTGAACATCGGGTTTACCAAATCAATATTGCCCCTAAG AAAATTGGGTTTGATGAGGTTTCTTACATTGTTGATCTCAAGAAAGGAGAGGTTACCAAAG GTAAATATGAAGGGGGAAAGCCTGATGCTACGTTTTCGTTCAAGGATGATGATTTTATAAAGGTTGCCACTGGGAAGATGAATCCCCAGATTGCTTTTATGAG GGGTGCAATGAAGATTAAGGGAAGCTTGAGTGCAGCTCAAAAATTTACTCCTGACATTTTTCCAAAGCCTGCAAAGATGTGA